Below is a genomic region from Zea mays cultivar B73 chromosome 9, Zm-B73-REFERENCE-NAM-5.0, whole genome shotgun sequence.
TGGGTATGGagtagtaatacccggtgggtatttacccattgccatctctagtaatTTGCCTACATTTCACTCCCACACAACCCAGGAATCATTTGAAATCAAGTATCCAAAGGCCAAATGACTTATGGAACAGGAAAAAAACCATGCAGCAATTGCAAAAGGAACAACTATACATGACTCAGTTTCTCCACCGTTCCTCCCCCAACCATTAGTGAATACAAATTTTAAATTAACAGGCCCATATCCCTTCAGAAACAATGCACTGACAGTGTCAACAAACCAACCATATTCCATCAACAGTCAGCAGAGGTTCCTAAAGGACTCCATACTTCTGATGCACATTTATTAATTTGGTACACGACGGTATCATCTCTCATCTTTGGTGTATAGCCTACAGAATTACAAGAGCAAAACATAATTAGTGGTCAACCTACTGCAGCTTGCAGGTTACCACAACTAAATCAAACACGGTTAAACAAATGCAGACCCTTTTGACAGCTCTATACCTTCAAACCAAACCAAGAAAGATAAACAAAAGGCCCATAGTAGACATCTAAATCAATAGCACTTCCGTACACACTGATAACCCAAGAGAAGAACAGATCGGTCCAGTGATAGTCGCAGTTACAACATGCAAGTTACATCCCATTGATTGCCCTAGATGAATCTTGGTTATCATCCACGCCAAGTGCATACCATGTTAATATCAGGTAAACATAGAACAAGGATGGTCATTCACTCTTGTAATACGCTTTTGTAGAACAATGATGGCACAATAgagcctttttctttttctttggcagTCAATACAGTAACCGTAATCAAATGCGATAGTAAATGCATGGTGCTACCTGATTCCTGAACTATAGGTAGGTGACGCCAAACAGATAACAGCAAGCGATGAACCCTAGTAGTAATAACTGCAATTTGTTGTTCATACCTATTTGTTTCCAAGATCGGCTATTGAGGCCTCAGTCGAGATCATCATATCCAGTCTGAGACTGAGGGCCACCAGCTGCATCGCTGCCAGACGGAGGCACGTCATCATCGGTGGGATTGCTGCTCTCTGCCTGAGCAGCGCCAAAAGCGGCCCTGAGAGGCCAGGGCAGCGAAATCCTAAACCTCCTCTCGGCCACCCTGGGGGAGGAGACCGCGGGAGCGGGGGAAGGGGGAGCAGGGGCAGACGAATCACCGTGCTGCTGATGGGTGTGATTGTAGTCAGGGTCGTCGGTGGGCAGCTCGAAGCGGCAGACCGGGCAGGAGCTGTGGAGGTCGAGCCATGGGACGATGCAGTCCTTGTGGAAGACGTGCTTGCAGGGGAGCTGCTTGGCGGCGGCGCCGAGGTGGAAGTCGTCCATGCAGACGGCACACTGAGCGCCGCCGTCGGCCTGCATCATGTCGGCCGAGACAGCGACGTCAGGGAGCGAGGCGACGGCGGCCTTGGCGGCGGGCGGGGTGCCGTAGCGGTTGGGGTCGTTCTCGGCGAGCTGCTGGATGAGCTGCTCGAGGCCGGAGGAGCCGACGAAGTAGTCGGCAAAGTTGAGGCCTGGGGGCGGGGGCCCACCCTCGAGGACGATCTGGATGGTGGCGCCGCCGGAGAGGAGGCCGCCGAAGTGGTCGTGAAGGAAGTTGGAGGGATCGAAGAGGCCTGGGGCGAGCGGCTCGGGGGAGGCGGGGCCGAAGAAAGCGGAGAGGTCGCTGGGGTGGCGGATGTCGAAGGAGGGCGGGGCAAAGAAGGCGGCGGCCGGAGGCGCGGGGCTAGGGTTGGGAGGAAGCTCCTCGACGAATCCGCCGCCGCAGCGGGGGCAGAAGACGTCGGCGTCCGGGGATGCGGGAGGGGCGAGGGAGACGGTGCGGTCGCACTGGTGGCAGTAGAAGCGCAGCGCCGCgggggaggacgacatggccgacGGATTAGGGTTTGCTTGGTGGGATTTGTGGTCGGGTGCGGTGGGGAATCAATCCGGTGAAACTTGCTCTTGGATTGGATGGAATTGAGTTGGAAAAATCCCAACAAATGCACCCCCGTTTTCCCTTCCCAAGCAGTAGACTATTCTTCCTCAAGTCACGAAACTTCCTCTCATATAGCCTCCTGCCTGCCtgtctgcctgcctgcctgcgcaCCCACCTAGAATGTGCTGCTCCTCTCGTGAAAATCTAGACCAAAATTCGAAAACAAACACCATGTTCAAAAACTCTATAGAAACTAGTATTCAACAAAGCAAATACTTTTTAGCTTGATAAAATCATTTTTTAAACAATTAAGATATGTGTACCTGTCTATGAGAACGAGAAAGATAAAGAGCTAGACAAAATCAAAGCATACCTATTGTACCTAGGAGTTTATTTTAGACCCGTTTAGTTTAAGGACTAAAGATTAGTTTCTTTATTTTAGTCACCTTTAGTTTCTAAATTATCGTGGGACTAAAACATGAACTAAATTGTTTTAGTCTCTAGTATCTAAAGGAGTGCCTAAAAGGGACTAAAATATATAAATTCCACTTTTATCCTTCctttatttcagttgcactaatGGCGGGAGAATGATAAGGGATGTTTTAGTCTCTTATGATTTATTTAATATGTTTAAATAGTTTTAGTCACTAGAACTAAACATGAtagggactaaattttagtcccctAACTGAACTTTAGTCTCtagactaaaggaaccaaacgggCATTTAGTCTTAATATTAGAAAAAAGGACCAACTAGATCTCGGTGATCTAGTTTGCTACGACTAATAATATGTCGACCATTGAATTATATGGATGCAAGTTTCAAAAGCGCTCGAGGGGTtcgtttttgaaagggaaatagggtcaaaccttttcctaaatggttttggtggttgaaatgtccaacacaaataattggactaactagtttgctctagattatatattctacaggtgctaaagattcaacacaaaccaataaaaaaatctaagttagggttcaaaagaaaagagcaaaagaaaccgaagagaaccctggtctggcgcaccggactgtccggtgtgccaccggacagtgtccggtgcaccagggaccgtacaagttgaactcttcaccttcgggtttctagagagtcgctccgctataattcaccggactgtccggtgtgccagcggagcaacggctaagaagcgcaacggtcgactacaacgatctcctgcaacgtgaacagtgcgcggacagttcgcgcagagtgagagcagcgccagaaggcgtcggacagtgaacagtgcctgtccggtgccccaagatgttaGAGCTCTAACGgtagaaaccgtcagaaccctaacggttgggtgacatggctggcgcaccggacagtgtccggtggagcaccggatagtgtccggtgtgcccatcgacagcagcccttcccaacggctgttttggtggttggggctataaatacccccaccaaccaccactattcaaggcatccaagttttcagcatattgcattcaatacaagagctctagactttactccaagacacaaacaagagatcaaattctctccaaagtccaaaatcactccaaacacttagtgacttgtgagagagagattttcgtgttcatttgagttcttgtcgcttggatcgcttttcttcttcctctttcttgttctcaagacacttgtaatcaaagcaagagacaccaagttgtggtggtccttgtaggggtctaagtgacccagtttgattaaggagaaaagctcattcgatctaggtgaccgtttgagagagggaaagagttgaaagagacccggtctttgtgaccacctcaacggggattaggtttgcaagaaccgaacctcggtaaaacaaatcactgtgtcactctcttcttttgcttgtgatttgttttcaccctctcttacggacttgaatttatttctaacgctaaccccgacttgtagttgtgcttaaagtttgtaaatttcagttttcgcctattcacccccctctaggcgactttcagttttgGTCATGTCTGTCCTTAGAAACCAAGTGTCATCCCTACATTCACCCTCCTTATGAAGACTATGACGGTTTCGAGGAGGGGTCTCCTTGAGTTCTGTCAGAGATAGATAATGTAATGAAGATCGTGCTTATTATAAAGGGGACTTCACCCATCATGGTGAAACCCTTCGATATATGTCGACGTATATGGTTGCCACTTCTCCAACGTGAGGTGCGACATCTATGGCCACATCATGGGCAAAGTCTACCGCTCACCGACCAGACTGACAAGACCTAGATACGCATCGTGGGGGTGCAGGCCTCCTTGAGTGTCCACACTTAGAGACATCATCAAAGAGATATAAGTATGGTAGGACACGTGCTGTCGTGGGGCCTATCGGTCGGTATTATGCACTCTGTTACACCAGAGAGGGTATACTAATCGGTACATGTAATACTTGTGTTGTAACGACCCTAGTTACACTGTTGTAGAGGATATTCCTGAGATGTAGCAAGTAATCAAGGGTAAACATGTACTTTAAAGGGCTACCCTTGGTTAACCTATAAATACCACCGAGCGAATGGGGTGAGGCATGGTTGACAAGCTATTTGAGAACCACTTTTTTCCCTCTTGTTCAGTTCCCATAATCACGTCCGTCAAAATGTAACATTTGGCGACCATCGTGTCCTCTCTGAAAACAAGCCTACGATGCCTCCCAAGACTATGAACACTCGATCGCAGTCTGCTCGCAAGTTCGTGGTGATGAAGGCAAACTCGCTGACAACACAACAACAAAAAGGTAACCTTCGTCGATCTAAGTCAAACAACAAAAATGAAGACATCCTCTATCGTCCACAATAAACCAGCAGGAGCGACGTTCCCTTCCCCAAACCACATTGAGCCATCAAACAACCCAACCCTGAAGGGAGTGTCCACACAAATAGTTTGGAGGTCCtcgttgaaaggatcacgatgcccaagaggggggtgaattgggcttttctaaaaatcaacactaattagaacctaagcaagagctaagcaagagcccaacttcaccccaacaactagcactaagaatataatactagaaatgcaacaaagctaagataatacttcaaatacttgctaaac
It encodes:
- the LOC103638198 gene encoding E3 ubiquitin-protein ligase RING1-like, whose translation is MSSSPAALRFYCHQCDRTVSLAPPASPDADVFCPRCGGGFVEELPPNPSPAPPAAAFFAPPSFDIRHPSDLSAFFGPASPEPLAPGLFDPSNFLHDHFGGLLSGGATIQIVLEGGPPPPGLNFADYFVGSSGLEQLIQQLAENDPNRYGTPPAAKAAVASLPDVAVSADMMQADGGAQCAVCMDDFHLGAAAKQLPCKHVFHKDCIVPWLDLHSSCPVCRFELPTDDPDYNHTHQQHGDSSAPAPPSPAPAVSSPRVAERRFRISLPWPLRAAFGAAQAESSNPTDDDVPPSGSDAAGGPQSQTGYDDLD